From Deltaproteobacteria bacterium:
CTTTACCCTCTTGACCTGGATGGAAGGGAGCTTCAACTTTACCCCAAATGTCATAAGCGATGAGAGGAGCATCGAGAGGGATACCTCCTTGCTCCTTGAAGAGGGAATAAAACGGCTTGATGAATGGGATCAGATCAAAGAGATAATTCCCTCTCAAGATCTGGTATTTAAGTTGTCCGCCCTGCGTGCCCCTGATGAGATAACGCTAGGACATAGTGAATGGTCGGTGTTATCACAGATAGACGGCAATAAGACTGTAGGGGAGATAGCGGAGGGGCTGGAGATGGGGGAATATGATACAGCGAGAACCATTTATAAACTCTTTTTATCAGGGCTTATAGAGGTGGCCGTGGAGCCAAAATTGAAATCAAAAAAGACCGTTGATCCTGGGTTTTTTGACTTTGTAGAAGAAAGGTTGACGAAGATAATTGGACCTGTGGCCCCTGTTATTTTAGAAGAGGAGATCAGGGGCGTAGGGGAGGAAAGGAGCAATTTCCCCCTAGATAAGGCCTCCATTTTGGTGGAGAAGGTAAGCGGAGAAATCTCCGATGATGCGCAACGGATAGAGTTCCAAAAGGTGGTTTTAGGCGCCCTAAGAGGTATATAGGAAGGGGTTTAAAGGAGAAAGGATTTTGGGGGAGCCCCCCCTTTATCAAGTGCATCAAACAAAATAAACGAAATGGGGGATTTTTATGATAAGAGTGGGTATCCTTTTTAAATTACTTATTGCAATCCTACTATTATCTCTTGTTCCCATGGGGGCCCTAGGGGTTTACTCCTTCAAGAAAATAGAGGAATTGGAGGGGACCAGCAAGGAAAGCATAGATGGCGTGCTCCGGTCCTTGGGTGAGGAGTTTATAGAGAAGAAGGCCTTAAACACAGCCAAGGAGTTGGAGGTCTATCTAAAGGCCCATCCTGATTACACCCTGGAGGATCTGCGGGAGGACCCCGAGTTTAGGGAGTTGGCAGTACAACCTGTGGGGCAGACAGGGTATACGGCTGTTCACGAGTTGGGGACGGGTATAAACCGCTTTCACATCAATCCCAAGGTTGAGGATTTGGTT
This genomic window contains:
- a CDS encoding DUF4388 domain-containing protein; translation: MAEVFSGNISLFKLIDILRLLTTEGKTGVLSLQRGAEKGEIYLDKGILVHAICKNGVGEEAVFTLLTWMEGSFNFTPNVISDERSIERDTSLLLEEGIKRLDEWDQIKEIIPSQDLVFKLSALRAPDEITLGHSEWSVLSQIDGNKTVGEIAEGLEMGEYDTARTIYKLFLSGLIEVAVEPKLKSKKTVDPGFFDFVEERLTKIIGPVAPVILEEEIRGVGEERSNFPLDKASILVEKVSGEISDDAQRIEFQKVVLGALRGI